The following proteins are encoded in a genomic region of Populus trichocarpa isolate Nisqually-1 chromosome 13, P.trichocarpa_v4.1, whole genome shotgun sequence:
- the LOC7497418 gene encoding calcium-binding protein PBP1 has product MAGVEKRADFEDLLPVMANKLGGEGLINELCNGFQLLMDKDRGVITMESLRRNSSFLGLQDLSDDELASMVKEGDLDGDGALNQMEFCVLMFRLSPELMQESRFWLEEAFEEELKSDGL; this is encoded by the coding sequence ATGGCAGGAGTTGAGAAAAGAGCAGATTTTGAAGACTTGTTGCCTGTAATGGCAAACAAGCTAGGTGGGGAAGGTTTGATAAACGAGCTGTGTAATGGGTTTCAGCTGTTGATGGATAAAGATAGAGGGGTCATTACTATGGAGAGTTTGAGAAGAAATTCGTCTTTCTTGGGCTTGCAAGATTTGAGTGATGATGAGCTTGCTAGTATGGTTAAAGAAGGTGATCTTGATGGTGATGGGGCCTTAAATCAAATGGAGTTTTGTGTTTTGATGTTTAGATTGAGTCCTGAGTTGatgcaagaatcaagattctggCTTGAAGAAGCATTTGAGGAGGAGCTCAAGAGTGATGGGCTTTGA